One genomic window of Candidatus Nitrospira inopinata includes the following:
- a CDS encoding NAD(P)/FAD-dependent oxidoreductase, protein MTARPPLLIIGAGLAGLACARRLTQAGVTCTVLEASDGVGGRARTDRVDGFLLDRGFQVLLTGYPEAGRILDYVSLDLKPFHPGALVHYNGRFHLVSDPLRRPQDLLTALFSPIGSLADKRLALRLRRDALQQRLCALAGGAARPSGEVLRDYGFSDAMVTRFFKPFLGGVFLEPTLSTPCWIFEHVWAAFSRGDVALPNNGMGAIAQQLAASLPEGTVRLNQPVKAIEGSTVLLHSGERLEGAAVVIATDSDTALRLRGEPSREGTGRVSTTLYFDAPEPPRREPWLMLNGEEGLVRTVCVLSEAAPSYAPNRRALIAITVNGHGHGQDDLSEKVRAGLESWFGPQVNQWRHLRTDCIRHALPPLDLLPSAPETTSPRLAHGLYQCGDYCESGTLDGALVSGRRAAEAVLADVALS, encoded by the coding sequence ATGACTGCACGACCCCCTCTTCTCATCATCGGCGCAGGGCTGGCCGGGTTGGCCTGCGCGCGTCGGCTGACCCAAGCCGGTGTTACCTGCACGGTGTTGGAAGCCTCGGATGGAGTGGGTGGGCGAGCCAGGACCGATCGAGTTGACGGGTTCCTCCTCGATCGCGGATTTCAGGTGTTGCTCACCGGCTATCCCGAAGCCGGCCGGATATTGGACTATGTCTCGCTCGATCTGAAACCGTTTCACCCTGGCGCCCTTGTTCATTACAACGGCCGGTTTCATCTCGTGAGTGACCCCCTTCGGCGGCCCCAGGACCTGCTCACAGCTCTCTTCAGTCCCATTGGTTCGCTCGCGGATAAACGGCTGGCGCTGCGCCTCCGGCGGGATGCCTTGCAGCAACGTCTTTGCGCCCTCGCAGGGGGAGCGGCCCGTCCAAGCGGCGAAGTCTTACGGGACTACGGGTTTTCCGACGCCATGGTGACACGTTTCTTCAAGCCATTCCTAGGCGGGGTGTTTTTGGAGCCGACCTTGTCCACGCCCTGTTGGATCTTCGAGCACGTCTGGGCTGCCTTTTCACGTGGAGACGTCGCCCTTCCCAACAATGGCATGGGCGCCATCGCGCAACAACTGGCAGCCTCCTTGCCGGAGGGGACGGTTCGGCTGAACCAGCCGGTCAAGGCGATTGAGGGCTCGACGGTCCTCCTTCACTCAGGCGAACGGCTGGAGGGAGCCGCCGTGGTGATCGCGACAGACAGTGACACCGCGCTCCGGTTGCGCGGCGAGCCGTCACGTGAAGGAACCGGGCGAGTCTCCACGACTCTCTACTTCGATGCGCCGGAGCCGCCTCGGCGGGAACCCTGGTTGATGCTAAACGGCGAGGAGGGGCTGGTCCGCACCGTCTGCGTCCTGAGCGAGGCCGCACCCTCCTATGCCCCGAACAGAAGAGCTTTGATTGCGATCACGGTCAATGGTCACGGCCATGGGCAGGATGATCTCTCCGAGAAGGTCCGCGCCGGTTTGGAGTCGTGGTTCGGTCCACAGGTCAACCAGTGGCGTCATCTCAGAACCGACTGCATCCGCCACGCCTTGCCCCCTCTTGATCTGTTGCCTTCTGCGCCGGAGACGACGTCGCCGCGTCTCGCGCATGGCCTCTACCAATGCGGTGATTACTGCGAGAGTGGCACATTGGACGGAGCGTTGGTCTCAGGCCGCAGAGCGGCCGAAGCGGTCTTGGCCGATGTCGCTCTCTCGTGA
- a CDS encoding DUF1614 domain-containing protein, giving the protein MKMGWLPLLFFFVLLVLLPLFFGHLFTAALIKLKLEPHTALLLVIGIFIGSLINIPVKRIARIEAVPVDPFAIFGLGGLWPAFQRVRRETVIAVNVGGCVIPTALAIYETVHLVMTGQQALVGLLFAVLINTMVCYWMAKPVQGVGITMPGLFPAVVASVSALLLVPDHAPPVAFVAGVLGPLIGADLLHLRDIEKIATGIASIGGAGTFDGIVLSGIMAAYLAGVDSVAQVSLNMGEGG; this is encoded by the coding sequence ATGAAAATGGGTTGGCTTCCGCTCCTGTTCTTCTTCGTCCTGTTGGTGCTGCTCCCGCTCTTTTTCGGTCATCTCTTCACCGCGGCGTTGATCAAGCTCAAGCTGGAACCGCACACCGCGCTGCTCTTGGTTATTGGGATTTTCATCGGGAGTCTGATCAACATTCCCGTCAAGCGGATTGCGCGGATCGAGGCGGTACCGGTGGATCCCTTCGCCATTTTCGGGCTCGGAGGGCTGTGGCCGGCGTTCCAGCGCGTTCGCCGCGAGACGGTCATCGCCGTCAATGTCGGTGGCTGTGTCATTCCGACCGCGCTGGCCATCTATGAAACCGTGCATCTGGTAATGACGGGCCAACAGGCACTTGTCGGCCTGCTGTTCGCGGTCCTGATCAATACGATGGTCTGTTACTGGATGGCGAAACCGGTTCAGGGAGTCGGGATCACGATGCCCGGCCTCTTTCCCGCCGTCGTGGCCTCCGTGAGTGCTTTGCTCCTCGTTCCAGATCACGCGCCGCCCGTCGCGTTTGTCGCCGGGGTGCTCGGTCCGCTCATCGGGGCGGATCTGCTGCACCTTCGGGACATTGAAAAGATTGCCACCGGTATTGCCAGCATCGGCGGCGCCGGCACCTTTGACGGGATCGTGCTGTCGGGCATCATGGCGGCGTATCTGGCCGGAGTGGACTCAGTTGCTCAAGTTTCCTTGAACATGGGCGAAGGCGGTTAA
- a CDS encoding DUF2442 domain-containing protein, whose amino-acid sequence MPQNATVRAFEVVEPYTLRVQFTDNTEQVIYLKPVLVGELYGPLLDLQLFNQVTIDPEVKTLVWPNGADCDPATLHDWPQHKKAFAALARE is encoded by the coding sequence TTGCCGCAGAATGCCACGGTTCGCGCCTTCGAGGTTGTCGAACCCTATACGCTGCGAGTGCAATTTACCGACAACACGGAGCAAGTCATCTATTTGAAACCGGTTCTGGTCGGCGAACTCTATGGTCCGCTGCTCGACCTACAACTGTTCAACCAAGTGACCATTGACCCGGAGGTCAAGACTCTGGTCTGGCCGAACGGCGCTGACTGTGATCCCGCGACGCTCCACGATTGGCCCCAGCACAAAAAGGCGTTCGCCGCCCTTGCCAGGGAATGA
- a CDS encoding Hsp20/alpha crystallin family protein: protein MAKTEDKALVTKKPRELTSRVEDLEQWMDRFMDDLWRRPLPSLFGWDRWLSHRPFAWRMPAIDVYEEKDTVVVKAELPGMSKDDIEVTLTGDTLTLKGEKKEEHETREGDYYRRERSYGSFARTVELPCEVKQDEIKASFKDGVLDIRLPKTEEAKKKSIAVKID from the coding sequence ATGGCCAAGACAGAAGACAAGGCGCTCGTGACCAAGAAACCCCGTGAGCTTACCTCGCGGGTGGAAGACCTCGAACAGTGGATGGACCGGTTCATGGATGACTTGTGGCGTCGTCCACTGCCCAGTCTGTTTGGATGGGATCGATGGCTCTCTCATCGACCCTTCGCGTGGCGCATGCCGGCGATCGATGTGTACGAGGAGAAAGACACGGTCGTGGTCAAGGCTGAACTACCGGGGATGAGCAAAGATGACATCGAGGTCACACTGACCGGCGACACCTTGACGCTCAAGGGTGAGAAAAAAGAAGAACACGAAACGAGAGAAGGCGACTACTACCGCCGCGAGCGGTCGTACGGCTCGTTTGCGCGAACCGTCGAACTGCCCTGCGAGGTCAAGCAGGATGAGATCAAGGCATCGTTCAAGGACGGCGTGCTCGACATTCGTTTGCCCAAGACCGAAGAGGCCAAGAAGAAATCCATCGCCGTGAAGATTGACTAG
- a CDS encoding class I adenylate-forming enzyme family protein produces the protein MSLLTTVAERIAQARRMEGERPMFPWSSFEEFFTSRVTDRGLSDRTFLIYCDEDRRRAWTYGAFGVAVQEMASYLRERVGLERGDRLATMLFNHDQTVVLSFAAWVSGITVVPINLDESTEKKRFIIEHAEASAVCCWETHLDEAMDFLDDAPSLRHVVVMDEDGVVEHRKQTARGIKPARSLGGSTPAPAPSLEDEALIVYTSGTTGQPKGVVLTVANLLTDADAIAGWHRFGREDRLMCVLPIHHVNGIVVTLVTPFYCGGSVVLNRKFKSGLFWKRMHEEQVTCVSVVPTVLEFLLDADEDLSPYRLDRFGGVICGAGPLLTETARRFEDRFRFPIRHGYGLSETTCYACFLPNDLNPAEHRHWLSDYEFPSIGLPLPHNDMAILDGKGELLPPGARGEICIRGWTVCAGYFKRDDANETAFQWGWFRSGDEGFYERDEQGRPFFFISGRLKELIIRGGVNISPLEIDGVLRSHPAVQFAMAVPFEHRYYGEEIAAYVVLRAGAGSVTEADVRAHCRSRLPFARCPKVILFGHEVPYTSTGKPKRLELKTCLAPILAAYRNHQFRDDVQR, from the coding sequence ATGTCGCTCTTGACGACCGTCGCTGAACGGATCGCGCAGGCCAGAAGGATGGAGGGGGAACGGCCAATGTTCCCCTGGTCGTCCTTTGAGGAGTTTTTCACATCCCGAGTGACCGATCGCGGATTGAGCGACCGAACGTTTCTGATCTATTGCGACGAGGACCGGCGCCGGGCCTGGACCTATGGAGCATTCGGCGTTGCTGTCCAGGAGATGGCCTCCTATCTGCGAGAGCGGGTTGGTCTTGAGCGCGGCGACCGGTTGGCAACGATGCTCTTTAATCACGACCAGACCGTCGTCCTCTCTTTCGCCGCCTGGGTCTCCGGGATCACGGTCGTGCCGATCAATCTCGACGAATCGACGGAAAAGAAGCGGTTCATCATTGAACATGCGGAGGCGTCGGCCGTCTGTTGCTGGGAAACGCACCTCGACGAGGCGATGGACTTCCTGGATGACGCGCCTTCGCTCCGGCATGTGGTTGTCATGGACGAAGATGGGGTCGTCGAGCACCGGAAACAGACGGCTCGCGGGATAAAACCGGCTCGCTCGCTCGGTGGCTCGACTCCGGCTCCTGCCCCCTCGCTGGAGGACGAGGCCCTCATCGTCTATACGTCCGGCACCACCGGTCAGCCAAAGGGAGTCGTGCTGACCGTCGCGAATCTCTTGACGGATGCGGATGCAATCGCCGGATGGCACCGGTTCGGGCGAGAGGATCGGTTGATGTGCGTGCTGCCGATCCATCATGTGAACGGCATCGTCGTGACGCTGGTGACGCCGTTCTATTGCGGCGGCAGTGTGGTGCTGAATCGCAAGTTCAAGAGCGGTCTGTTTTGGAAACGGATGCACGAGGAACAGGTCACCTGCGTCAGTGTCGTCCCGACGGTGCTGGAATTTCTGCTCGACGCCGATGAAGACCTCTCGCCCTATCGGTTGGATCGGTTCGGCGGAGTGATCTGCGGCGCCGGGCCGTTGCTCACGGAAACGGCCCGGCGGTTTGAAGACCGGTTCCGGTTTCCCATCAGACACGGCTACGGCTTGTCGGAGACGACCTGTTATGCCTGTTTCTTGCCGAACGATCTTAATCCCGCCGAACATCGCCACTGGTTGAGCGACTATGAGTTTCCCTCCATCGGCCTGCCGCTTCCGCACAACGATATGGCCATTCTTGATGGGAAGGGTGAACTGCTGCCGCCCGGGGCGAGGGGAGAAATCTGTATCCGTGGCTGGACCGTCTGCGCCGGCTACTTCAAGCGGGACGACGCGAACGAAACGGCCTTCCAATGGGGCTGGTTCCGTTCCGGCGACGAGGGCTTCTACGAACGAGATGAGCAGGGTCGGCCGTTCTTCTTCATCTCTGGACGATTAAAAGAGCTGATCATCCGCGGGGGCGTGAACATCTCGCCTCTGGAGATCGACGGGGTCTTGAGGAGCCACCCGGCGGTGCAGTTCGCCATGGCGGTGCCATTCGAACACCGCTACTATGGCGAGGAGATCGCCGCCTATGTCGTTCTGCGAGCAGGGGCCGGATCGGTCACCGAGGCCGACGTGCGGGCCCATTGCCGGAGCCGCCTGCCCTTTGCCCGGTGCCCCAAGGTGATCCTCTTCGGCCATGAAGTCCCCTACACTTCAACCGGCAAACCCAAACGATTAGAACTGAAGACCTGTCTGGCTCCCATCCTGGCGGCTTACCGGAATCACCAATTCAGGGATGATGTTCAACGATGA
- a CDS encoding citrate/2-methylcitrate synthase: protein MPIVESVTQHYSPGLEGVPAGETAICQVDEGGAGLRYRGYAVGDLAEQAMFEEVAYLLLFGKLPTRKELTDFSADLAARSVLPDRIVAFLATLPSDAHPMDMLRTAVSWLGLLDPDSRHRSREATLRMSIRLLAQIPLVIATAHRLAMGAELVPRQPHLSFAENLLLYLTGLKADEDERARAMARVLDVSLILYAEHEFNASTFSARVTASTLTDLYSAVTAAIGTLKGPLHGGANEAVAEMFVSIGSPDRAEAWVKEALAEKKRIMGFGHRVLKHGDVRSDIIQREAARLSDLCGDRRWYDIALAVDHVMRREKGLYPNLDFYTAVAYVLMGIPRALYTPLFVCSRIAGWCAHVIEQQEQNRLIRPRALYKGPAPEAYVALDDRR from the coding sequence ATGCCGATCGTTGAGTCTGTCACGCAACACTATAGCCCCGGCCTCGAAGGGGTGCCGGCCGGCGAGACGGCCATCTGTCAGGTCGATGAAGGGGGAGCGGGACTGCGGTACCGAGGCTATGCGGTCGGCGACCTGGCGGAACAGGCGATGTTCGAGGAAGTGGCCTACCTGCTCCTGTTCGGCAAACTGCCGACGAGAAAAGAACTCACGGACTTTTCCGCCGACCTCGCCGCGCGATCCGTGCTGCCGGATCGCATCGTGGCATTTCTCGCGACGCTCCCTTCTGATGCTCATCCGATGGACATGTTGCGAACCGCCGTGTCGTGGCTGGGGCTGCTCGATCCGGACAGTCGTCACCGTTCCCGCGAGGCAACCCTTCGGATGTCGATCAGGCTGTTGGCGCAGATCCCACTGGTCATTGCCACGGCCCATCGCTTGGCGATGGGCGCTGAGTTGGTGCCACGACAACCGCATCTGAGCTTCGCGGAGAATTTGCTGTTGTACCTGACGGGCTTGAAGGCGGACGAAGATGAGAGGGCGAGGGCGATGGCCAGGGTGCTGGACGTTTCGCTGATTCTCTATGCGGAACATGAATTCAATGCCTCGACCTTTTCGGCCCGTGTCACCGCCTCGACCCTGACGGACCTCTACTCCGCCGTGACCGCCGCAATCGGCACGTTGAAGGGGCCGCTCCATGGCGGAGCCAACGAGGCGGTGGCGGAGATGTTCGTCTCCATCGGAAGCCCCGATCGGGCCGAGGCTTGGGTCAAGGAGGCCCTGGCCGAGAAGAAGCGGATCATGGGATTCGGTCACCGGGTGCTCAAGCACGGGGATGTCCGTTCGGACATCATTCAGCGCGAGGCGGCGCGGTTGAGCGATCTGTGCGGCGACCGGCGCTGGTACGACATCGCGCTCGCCGTCGATCACGTGATGAGGCGGGAGAAGGGGCTCTATCCCAATCTCGATTTCTATACGGCGGTGGCCTATGTGCTGATGGGCATTCCACGGGCGCTCTATACGCCGTTGTTCGTCTGTTCCCGCATCGCCGGCTGGTGTGCCCATGTGATCGAACAGCAGGAGCAGAATCGATTGATCAGGCCGAGGGCCCTTTATAAGGGACCGGCGCCGGAGGCCTATGTCGCTCTTGACGACCGTCGCTGA
- the prpB gene encoding methylisocitrate lyase encodes MTRGESRSPGAKLREAIDRGTVVLPGAFNALTALQIERAGFQALYVSGAGLSAARGLPDLGLLSMAEVLADAAAIARVVSIPAIVDVDTGFGPPLAVMRTVEECERAGLAGIQIEDQDLPKKCGHLPGKRLVSLDEMTSKIRAACEARRDPTLVIVARTDARAVEGLEGAVKRARSYVEAGADVIFPEALESAEEFRLFAEGLAGERGAVPKVPLLANMTEFGKTPYLSVAEFESLGYRLVLFPVTALRVAAKAVELLLAEVKRLGSQRHLLERMQTRHELYDLLRYEDYERRSRLCEAKEEGHADR; translated from the coding sequence ATGACAAGGGGTGAAAGCCGGAGTCCGGGTGCGAAGCTTCGGGAGGCGATCGACCGAGGGACCGTCGTGCTGCCCGGCGCGTTCAACGCGCTCACGGCGTTGCAAATCGAGCGGGCGGGGTTCCAAGCCCTCTATGTGTCGGGGGCTGGCCTGTCAGCGGCCAGAGGGCTTCCGGACCTTGGCCTCCTGTCCATGGCGGAGGTGTTGGCCGATGCGGCGGCAATCGCCCGGGTCGTGTCGATCCCGGCAATCGTGGATGTGGACACGGGGTTCGGTCCTCCGCTGGCCGTGATGCGCACGGTGGAGGAATGTGAACGGGCGGGGCTGGCGGGGATCCAGATTGAGGACCAAGACCTGCCCAAAAAGTGCGGACACCTGCCTGGCAAACGGCTGGTCTCTCTCGACGAGATGACCAGCAAGATCCGCGCGGCCTGTGAGGCCCGGCGCGATCCAACGTTGGTGATCGTCGCACGAACGGACGCGCGGGCGGTCGAGGGGCTGGAGGGAGCCGTCAAACGGGCCAGGTCCTACGTCGAGGCGGGGGCCGATGTGATCTTTCCAGAGGCGCTGGAGTCCGCTGAGGAGTTCCGCTTATTTGCCGAGGGACTTGCCGGCGAAAGGGGCGCGGTACCCAAGGTTCCATTGCTCGCCAACATGACCGAGTTCGGCAAGACGCCGTATTTGAGTGTGGCGGAGTTCGAATCGCTCGGCTACCGCTTGGTGCTGTTCCCTGTGACGGCCCTGCGGGTGGCGGCCAAGGCCGTCGAACTATTGCTGGCGGAAGTAAAACGCCTGGGCTCTCAGCGACACCTGTTGGAACGGATGCAGACCAGGCACGAACTCTATGACCTGCTGCGGTATGAGGACTATGAACGGCGGAGCCGGCTCTGTGAAGCCAAGGAGGAGGGCCATGCCGATCGTTGA
- a CDS encoding MmgE/PrpD family protein — MTRMRRETDDTSSATLAARLARYSRTFRYKSLPGEVIHEVKRRLLDSLACAIGAWQAPPCRIAREVARSVMAPGGATIWGTEHKTSPDLATFANGSLVRYFDFNDTYLSKEPAHPSDNIAAVLAAGEVVRASGERVIAAIALAYEVHCRLCDAAALRPRGWDHVTYGPFSSALGAAHVMGLSLAQTEQAVNLAGVANIALRQTRVGAISMWKACAFANAARNGVFAALLARQGMTGPAPIFEGEKGFMSLVSGVFELPMMAGETTSNGEGAPFKILETYIKPAPVEYHAQTAVEAAVAVRSELVAAEGHEALAEIEDIEIGSYDVAIEIIGRDPEKWRPATRETADHSFPYCVAVALLDGKVTLRSFTPKRLSEPAVHELMQRVRVVPVSEFGGLYPHAMPSRITVKTKGGKVYCRQVDHPLGHPQRPLSDREIEQKFRRLTAGKMRRSQVERVIEAVWGLERLAEINDVMPFLRVHRR; from the coding sequence ATGACTCGGATGCGACGGGAAACAGACGATACCAGCTCAGCGACGTTGGCGGCCCGTCTGGCCCGCTACAGTCGGACGTTCCGCTACAAGAGCTTGCCGGGCGAGGTGATCCATGAGGTGAAGCGGCGCCTGTTGGACAGTCTGGCCTGCGCCATCGGGGCCTGGCAGGCTCCTCCCTGCCGGATCGCGCGGGAAGTGGCCCGGTCCGTCATGGCGCCGGGTGGGGCGACCATTTGGGGAACGGAGCACAAGACGTCGCCCGACCTTGCCACCTTCGCGAACGGCTCACTCGTCCGGTATTTCGACTTCAACGATACGTACCTCTCCAAGGAGCCGGCCCATCCGTCGGACAACATCGCGGCGGTGCTCGCCGCCGGCGAGGTCGTGCGCGCGTCGGGCGAGCGGGTGATCGCGGCGATCGCCCTGGCTTACGAAGTCCATTGCCGCCTCTGTGACGCGGCGGCGCTCCGGCCACGCGGTTGGGATCATGTGACCTACGGGCCCTTTTCGTCGGCGCTGGGCGCCGCGCACGTCATGGGTCTTTCACTGGCCCAGACGGAACAGGCCGTGAACCTAGCCGGAGTGGCCAACATTGCCTTGCGGCAGACGAGGGTGGGGGCGATCTCGATGTGGAAGGCTTGTGCCTTTGCCAACGCGGCGCGCAACGGCGTGTTCGCCGCGTTGTTGGCTAGGCAGGGGATGACAGGCCCCGCTCCGATTTTTGAAGGTGAAAAGGGCTTCATGTCGTTAGTCTCAGGGGTCTTTGAATTGCCGATGATGGCAGGAGAGACCACGTCGAACGGCGAAGGAGCACCGTTCAAAATTCTTGAGACGTACATCAAACCGGCGCCGGTGGAGTATCACGCGCAAACGGCGGTCGAGGCGGCTGTGGCCGTGCGATCGGAACTCGTGGCGGCGGAAGGTCACGAAGCGCTCGCCGAGATTGAGGACATTGAAATCGGCAGTTACGACGTAGCGATCGAAATCATCGGGCGCGATCCCGAGAAGTGGCGGCCTGCCACCAGGGAGACGGCCGATCACAGTTTCCCCTACTGTGTGGCGGTGGCGCTGTTGGATGGCAAGGTCACGTTGCGATCGTTTACTCCCAAACGGCTGAGCGAGCCCGCCGTCCATGAACTGATGCAACGGGTCCGGGTCGTGCCAGTTTCCGAATTTGGTGGTCTCTATCCCCACGCGATGCCGTCGCGGATCACGGTGAAGACGAAAGGAGGGAAGGTCTATTGCCGGCAGGTGGACCATCCCCTTGGCCATCCCCAACGGCCCCTGTCGGACCGCGAGATTGAGCAGAAGTTCCGTCGATTGACGGCGGGAAAGATGCGCAGATCCCAGGTTGAGCGGGTGATCGAAGCAGTCTGGGGGCTTGAGCGGTTGGCGGAGATCAACGACGTGATGCCGTTCTTGCGAGTCCATCGACGGTGA
- a CDS encoding enoyl-CoA hydratase-related protein, giving the protein MPHQLLTVTHHIARITLHNPPANVLNLAVLKELDQVIAEVEQDEYVRAVIVTGSGRFFCAGADLNELARLATVHGGVEFAERGQALFNRIERLNKPVLAAINGLCLGGGLELALACHIRLAATGAAMGLPEVTLGLIPGFGGTQRLPRVVGASRAAEMILTGDSLSAETAAHIGLVSHVVPPDELLAKTESLAAKIAERGRAAVESALHAIRGGLDIPLAEGLAREAELFGRLCVTPDMKEAVRAFLEKRRPKQAGEEAVS; this is encoded by the coding sequence ATGCCGCATCAATTGCTGACTGTGACACACCACATCGCCCGGATCACGCTTCACAATCCTCCGGCCAACGTGCTCAATCTCGCCGTCTTGAAAGAACTGGACCAGGTCATTGCCGAAGTGGAACAGGACGAGTATGTCCGAGCGGTGATCGTGACCGGCTCCGGCCGGTTTTTCTGCGCCGGCGCGGATCTCAACGAACTGGCTCGGCTCGCGACCGTCCATGGCGGCGTGGAGTTCGCCGAACGGGGCCAGGCCCTGTTCAACCGGATCGAGCGGCTGAACAAACCGGTCCTGGCCGCCATCAACGGCCTCTGTCTCGGCGGAGGGCTTGAACTGGCGTTGGCCTGTCACATTCGACTTGCCGCAACCGGAGCCGCGATGGGGCTCCCGGAAGTCACGCTTGGCCTCATTCCCGGCTTCGGCGGGACGCAACGGCTTCCACGGGTGGTCGGGGCGTCCCGTGCGGCGGAAATGATTTTAACGGGAGACAGTCTGTCCGCCGAGACGGCGGCTCACATCGGTCTCGTGAGCCACGTCGTGCCGCCCGACGAGTTGTTGGCAAAGACGGAATCGCTCGCGGCCAAAATCGCAGAACGAGGAAGGGCGGCGGTCGAATCGGCCCTGCATGCGATCAGAGGCGGGCTTGACATCCCCCTTGCCGAAGGATTGGCAAGGGAGGCGGAGCTGTTCGGCCGGTTGTGTGTGACTCCCGACATGAAGGAGGCGGTGCGGGCCTTTCTGGAGAAGCGGCGACCGAAGCAAGCCGGTGAGGAGGCGGTCTCATGA
- the meaB gene encoding methylmalonyl Co-A mutase-associated GTPase MeaB, giving the protein MTRLDIHLDKRDRQVDLASTLAERVRQGEVRAVARLITSLERREQEGRDTLRLLQGQGESSRAAIIGVTGYPGAGKSTIIDQLVTAYRRLGHRVGVLAVDMTSPFTGGALLGDRIRMQQHALDAGVFIRSLATRGHHGGLASVTGEAVSVLEAAGYDVILVETVGVGQGELEIATVAPTVVAVVAPGLGDEVQAMKAGLLEVAQIIVVNRGDHPEADRTLRELREWYRTVLKITATTGQGIPELIAAIAEQQRLRDLEAAPTRAAP; this is encoded by the coding sequence ATGACGAGGCTCGACATTCATCTGGACAAGCGGGACAGGCAGGTCGATCTCGCATCAACACTCGCCGAACGGGTGAGGCAAGGAGAGGTCCGGGCGGTGGCGAGGTTGATCACGTCGCTCGAACGTCGGGAGCAAGAGGGTCGCGACACCCTCCGCCTGTTGCAGGGACAAGGCGAGTCCTCTCGCGCCGCGATCATTGGCGTCACCGGCTATCCCGGCGCCGGCAAAAGTACGATCATCGATCAGCTTGTGACCGCCTATCGCCGCCTGGGGCACAGGGTCGGCGTGTTGGCAGTCGATATGACCAGTCCCTTCACCGGCGGCGCCCTGTTGGGTGATCGGATCAGGATGCAACAGCATGCCCTCGATGCCGGTGTGTTTATCAGGAGCCTGGCGACAAGGGGTCATCACGGAGGGCTCGCGTCCGTGACCGGCGAGGCGGTGTCGGTCTTGGAGGCGGCAGGTTATGACGTGATCTTGGTCGAAACGGTGGGGGTGGGGCAGGGAGAACTCGAAATTGCAACGGTGGCGCCGACGGTGGTGGCGGTCGTCGCGCCAGGATTGGGTGACGAGGTGCAGGCGATGAAAGCCGGGTTGTTGGAAGTGGCGCAGATCATCGTCGTCAATAGAGGCGACCATCCGGAGGCGGACCGGACCCTACGCGAACTGAGGGAATGGTACCGAACCGTGTTGAAGATCACCGCCACGACCGGCCAGGGGATTCCAGAATTAATCGCCGCGATTGCGGAGCAGCAGCGGCTCCGCGACCTGGAAGCGGCACCGACTCGCGCGGCTCCGTGA
- a CDS encoding hydroxymethylglutaryl-CoA lyase — MMIEGDGQKSDKAKVSIEVSIVEVGPRDGLQHEPTVIPTEVKVAFVNDLSRSGVAEMEVGSFVSPRAVPQLADTDEVFARIERRSGILYSALVPNERGWERARAAQVDKIALFTAASDTFNQRNVNCTVRESLERFKPVVSAAKREGVIVRGYISTVTHCPFEGPVPPSKVLDVARRLLDLGVDELSLGETMGMAVPQDIRRLLDLLLHDVPAKDLSLHVHDTYGLGVANVLTAWAEYGLRTFDTSAGGLGGCPFAPGAAGNVATEDVVYALRASGAAMTVDERAVALAALRLEPVVGHALSSRLSRVLREGLASDVRCEAVP; from the coding sequence ATGATGATTGAAGGCGACGGGCAGAAGTCGGACAAGGCCAAGGTGAGCATTGAGGTGAGCATCGTGGAAGTCGGCCCACGAGACGGTTTGCAACATGAGCCGACCGTCATTCCGACGGAGGTCAAGGTTGCTTTCGTGAACGACCTGTCCCGATCCGGCGTGGCGGAGATGGAAGTCGGCTCGTTTGTTTCGCCTCGCGCGGTCCCTCAACTCGCTGATACGGACGAGGTCTTCGCCAGGATCGAGCGCCGTTCCGGTATCCTCTACTCGGCGCTGGTGCCGAACGAGCGGGGCTGGGAACGGGCCAGGGCCGCGCAGGTGGACAAGATCGCGCTGTTCACCGCCGCCTCCGACACCTTCAATCAACGGAACGTCAACTGCACGGTCCGTGAATCGTTGGAACGGTTCAAGCCGGTGGTATCGGCGGCGAAGCGGGAAGGGGTGATCGTGCGAGGCTACATCTCAACGGTGACGCACTGTCCGTTCGAAGGACCTGTGCCTCCCTCCAAGGTGCTGGACGTGGCGAGACGGCTGCTCGATCTTGGCGTCGATGAACTCTCGTTGGGGGAGACGATGGGAATGGCCGTTCCGCAGGACATCAGGCGATTGCTGGATCTCCTGCTGCACGACGTTCCGGCCAAGGACCTCTCCCTGCACGTGCACGATACCTATGGGCTCGGCGTCGCCAACGTCCTGACCGCCTGGGCTGAGTACGGTCTGCGCACGTTCGACACTTCCGCCGGAGGGCTCGGCGGCTGTCCCTTTGCACCGGGAGCAGCCGGCAATGTGGCGACCGAGGACGTTGTCTATGCCTTGCGCGCTTCCGGCGCCGCCATGACGGTGGATGAGCGAGCGGTGGCCTTGGCGGCCCTGAGGCTGGAACCGGTGGTGGGCCATGCTCTTTCTTCCCGGTTGTCGCGGGTGTTGCGCGAGGGGTTGGCCAGTGATGTTCGTTGCGAGGCTGTTCCATGA